One part of the Thermococcus litoralis DSM 5473 genome encodes these proteins:
- a CDS encoding 2-oxoglutarate ferredoxin oxidoreductase subunit delta, whose product MANVEVKKDNYLAVGRTEAVEISVDTFLCKGCGICVELCPRKVFEWSQELSEKGVHYPIPVHADKCVKCKLCELLCPDFAIAVKW is encoded by the coding sequence ATGGCAAATGTCGAAGTCAAAAAAGATAACTATCTGGCTGTTGGAAGAACCGAAGCTGTAGAGATAAGCGTTGACACTTTCCTCTGCAAGGGATGCGGCATTTGTGTTGAGCTGTGCCCAAGAAAGGTTTTCGAGTGGAGCCAAGAGCTCAGTGAAAAAGGTGTCCATTACCCGATTCCAGTGCATGCCGACAAGTGCGTGAAGTGTAAGCTCTGTGAGCTCCTCTGTCCGGACTTTGCAATAGCTGTTAAGTGGTGA
- a CDS encoding 2-oxoacid:acceptor oxidoreductase subunit alpha, with protein sequence MIIRGDEPEQIGLLKRLYPKGNYFMQGDEAIAYGALFAGCRFYAGYPITPASEIAETMARELPKLKGYYIQMEDEIGSIAAVVGASWTGLKSMTATSGPGFSLMQENLGYAVFTETPLVLVDVQRSGPSTGQATKGAQGDFFQARWGTHGDHPIIAVSPTSVEDSFWETIRAFNLSEKFRIPVILLADGIIGHTREQIRIPDPEEVEIVYRKLPANEEEAKYPFGDVHGDLIPPMPLFGNGYFTHVTGSTHKENGLRDVYTPEVHDRLVRRLHKKIEAHEKEIQKWEEYYTDDAEILLVSWGVSARPSLGAVIEARKKGIRAGLIVPKTVHPFPGKRIKELSKKAHTILVPEMNLGQMILEVQRFIREEVPVIGVNKIGGVPLTVEEILKEIESSAERSRHRSAD encoded by the coding sequence ATGATAATCCGAGGAGACGAGCCCGAACAAATAGGGCTCCTAAAAAGGCTTTATCCCAAGGGAAACTACTTCATGCAGGGCGATGAGGCTATAGCTTATGGAGCTCTTTTTGCCGGGTGCAGGTTTTATGCCGGCTATCCAATAACCCCCGCAAGCGAAATTGCCGAAACAATGGCAAGGGAGCTTCCGAAGCTTAAGGGCTACTACATCCAGATGGAGGATGAGATAGGGAGCATAGCTGCTGTTGTTGGAGCATCTTGGACGGGACTTAAGAGCATGACTGCAACTTCTGGTCCGGGCTTTAGCTTAATGCAGGAAAACCTTGGCTATGCTGTATTCACGGAGACTCCCTTGGTTTTAGTTGACGTTCAAAGGAGCGGCCCTTCGACAGGTCAGGCAACAAAAGGTGCCCAGGGAGATTTCTTCCAGGCAAGGTGGGGAACTCATGGAGATCATCCAATAATTGCAGTCTCTCCAACTAGTGTGGAGGACAGCTTCTGGGAGACAATAAGGGCGTTTAACTTGAGTGAAAAATTCAGAATACCCGTGATTCTTCTTGCTGACGGGATAATAGGACACACGAGAGAGCAGATAAGGATTCCTGATCCGGAGGAAGTTGAAATAGTCTATAGAAAGCTTCCCGCTAATGAAGAAGAGGCAAAGTATCCGTTTGGAGATGTTCATGGCGACTTAATTCCTCCAATGCCCCTCTTTGGCAACGGCTACTTTACTCACGTTACAGGCTCTACACACAAGGAAAATGGCTTGAGGGATGTTTATACGCCAGAGGTTCACGATCGCTTGGTGAGAAGGCTTCACAAGAAGATAGAAGCTCACGAGAAGGAGATCCAAAAGTGGGAAGAATACTACACCGACGATGCAGAGATTCTGCTCGTGAGCTGGGGCGTAAGCGCGAGACCATCGCTTGGAGCGGTAATAGAGGCGAGAAAGAAGGGAATAAGGGCTGGACTCATTGTCCCTAAGACCGTTCATCCGTTTCCGGGGAAGAGAATTAAAGAGCTCTCTAAGAAAGCTCACACGATTCTTGTGCCCGAGATGAACCTTGGGCAGATGATACTCGAGGTGCAGCGCTTTATAAGGGAAGAAGTTCCGGTTATTGGTGTGAACAAGATAGGAGGAGTTCCACTGACGGTAGAGGAGATTTTAAAAGAAATAGAAAGCTCAGCCGAGCGTTCTCGTCACCGTTCGGCGGATTAG
- a CDS encoding 2-oxoacid:ferredoxin oxidoreductase subunit beta: MAKQIYTKYEMAKYLRKEALPTALCPGCGGGTVLNAFANAIDQLKIDPRDLVVVSGIGCSAWIASPYFLADTLHTTHGRAIAFATGVKVGLPDKKVVVISGDGDLAGIGGNHLIHAARRNIDITVILVNNFIYGMTGGQVAPTTPFGAITTTTPYRNIEHPLKIAETVASAGASYVARWTTFHVYQLIESIKKALTVKGFSLVEVVSQCPVQFGRRNRMKTPAEMLRWFSKNSIPISKAKNMSPEELEGKIIIGEFVSREKPEFTEELNKLIDEVAQYHSLGGEDAD; this comes from the coding sequence ATGGCAAAACAAATTTACACAAAGTATGAAATGGCCAAATATCTTAGGAAGGAAGCCCTTCCAACTGCACTTTGTCCCGGATGTGGTGGCGGGACTGTGTTGAATGCTTTTGCAAACGCCATAGATCAGCTAAAAATCGACCCGCGTGACTTAGTTGTCGTGAGTGGAATAGGGTGCTCGGCTTGGATAGCCTCACCGTACTTTCTTGCTGACACTCTGCACACTACACATGGAAGGGCCATAGCATTTGCAACGGGTGTTAAGGTTGGTTTGCCCGATAAGAAAGTTGTTGTCATAAGCGGTGATGGGGACTTAGCTGGAATTGGAGGGAATCACCTCATTCACGCAGCAAGGAGGAACATTGACATAACTGTAATCCTTGTGAACAACTTCATATATGGGATGACTGGTGGGCAAGTGGCTCCAACAACCCCCTTTGGAGCAATTACCACCACAACACCCTATAGGAACATTGAGCATCCACTAAAGATAGCCGAAACCGTAGCCTCCGCTGGGGCATCTTATGTGGCAAGGTGGACCACTTTTCACGTTTACCAGCTGATAGAGAGTATAAAGAAGGCATTGACCGTTAAGGGATTCTCGCTAGTAGAGGTAGTTTCTCAATGTCCCGTGCAGTTCGGAAGGAGAAACAGAATGAAGACTCCAGCCGAGATGCTCCGCTGGTTCTCAAAGAATTCCATACCCATAAGTAAGGCCAAGAACATGTCTCCGGAGGAGCTTGAGGGAAAAATTATCATTGGAGAGTTTGTAAGCAGAGAAAAGCCCGAGTTTACGGAAGAACTTAACAAGCTTATTGATGAGGTTGCCCAATATCACAGTCTGGGTGGTGAAGATGCAGATTAG
- a CDS encoding 2-oxoacid:ferredoxin oxidoreductase subunit gamma has protein sequence MQIRLAGIGGQGVVLAGIILGEAAAIEGLNVIQTQDYGSQSRGGHSIADLIISKEPIYDLMVTKADILVALAQLGYNSTKNSLREGGLLVIDTDLVKPDREYIGAPFTRLAEEKTGLALTVNMVALGYLVAKINIVKKESVEKAIRRRVPKGTEEINLKAFRIGYEEGLR, from the coding sequence ATGCAGATTAGGTTAGCGGGTATTGGAGGGCAGGGAGTCGTTCTTGCGGGGATAATCCTAGGAGAGGCTGCCGCCATAGAGGGACTTAACGTTATCCAAACTCAAGATTATGGTTCTCAAAGCAGGGGCGGTCACTCTATAGCTGATCTGATAATCTCAAAGGAGCCGATTTACGATTTAATGGTCACAAAAGCCGATATTCTTGTTGCTCTTGCCCAACTAGGCTATAATTCCACAAAGAACTCTCTCCGCGAAGGTGGGCTTTTAGTAATTGACACCGACCTTGTAAAGCCCGATAGGGAGTATATAGGTGCACCATTCACAAGACTTGCTGAGGAAAAAACGGGCTTGGCTTTAACCGTCAACATGGTTGCACTTGGATATTTGGTTGCAAAAATAAACATTGTGAAGAAAGAGAGTGTTGAAAAGGCCATAAGGAGGAGGGTTCCCAAGGGAACGGAGGAAATAAACTTAAAGGCATTTAGGATAGGCTACGAGGAGGGATTGAGATGA
- a CDS encoding 2-oxoacid:acceptor oxidoreductase subunit alpha, which yields MRYPFPVGAADFIQGDEAIARAAILAGCRFYAGYPITPASEIFEAMSLYMPLVDGVSIQMEDEIGSIAAVIGASWAGAKAMTATSGPGFSLMMENLGYAIMTETPLVLVNVQRSGPSTGQPTLAAQGDLMQAIWGTHGDHSLIVLTPATVQEAFDMTIRAFNLAEKYRTPVILLTDAEVGHMRERVYAPHPDELELIYRKLPANEEEAKYPFGDVHGDLVPPMPIFGKGYRTYVTGLTHDEKGRPKTVEAEVHEKLIKRIVAKIENNKEDIVDYEAYELDDADIVLVSFGIVARSAMRAVKELRKEGVKAGLLKLNVVWPFDFELIEKIAENAERMYVAEMNLGQLYHLVREGANGKADVELISKIGGEVHTPGEIVERIKKDLR from the coding sequence ATGAGATATCCGTTTCCTGTAGGTGCTGCGGATTTTATTCAAGGAGATGAAGCCATAGCAAGGGCTGCCATTTTAGCCGGGTGTAGATTTTACGCTGGTTATCCAATAACCCCAGCAAGCGAAATTTTTGAGGCAATGTCCCTTTACATGCCCCTTGTTGATGGAGTAAGCATTCAGATGGAGGATGAGATAGGGAGCATAGCCGCTGTAATAGGTGCTTCTTGGGCTGGGGCCAAGGCTATGACCGCAACTTCCGGCCCAGGTTTTAGCTTGATGATGGAGAACCTTGGCTATGCCATAATGACAGAGACCCCCTTGGTTTTGGTAAATGTCCAAAGGAGTGGCCCCTCAACAGGTCAGCCCACTTTGGCAGCTCAAGGCGATTTAATGCAGGCTATATGGGGGACTCATGGAGATCACAGCTTGATAGTTCTAACACCAGCAACGGTTCAAGAGGCCTTTGACATGACAATAAGGGCTTTCAACCTTGCGGAGAAATATAGGACCCCTGTTATACTACTCACAGATGCAGAAGTTGGACACATGAGGGAGAGGGTTTATGCCCCACATCCGGACGAGCTTGAACTCATTTACAGAAAGCTTCCCGCTAATGAAGAAGAGGCAAAGTATCCATTTGGAGACGTTCATGGCGACTTAGTTCCTCCAATGCCTATCTTTGGGAAAGGGTACAGAACTTATGTAACCGGACTGACACACGACGAAAAGGGAAGACCCAAAACAGTTGAGGCAGAGGTTCATGAAAAGCTCATAAAGCGCATTGTTGCCAAGATAGAGAACAACAAGGAGGACATCGTTGATTATGAAGCCTATGAACTGGACGATGCCGATATAGTGCTGGTAAGCTTTGGGATTGTTGCGAGGTCGGCTATGAGAGCCGTTAAGGAACTTCGCAAGGAGGGCGTAAAGGCTGGATTGCTCAAACTTAATGTAGTCTGGCCTTTTGACTTTGAACTGATAGAGAAAATAGCCGAAAATGCAGAAAGGATGTATGTGGCAGAGATGAACCTTGGTCAGCTCTATCACTTGGTTAGAGAGGGAGCCAACGGAAAGGCCGATGTCGAGCTCATAAGCAAGATAGGCGGGGAGGTTCACACTCCCGGAGAGATAGTAGAGAGAATTAAGAAGGATTTGAGGTGA
- a CDS encoding 2-oxoacid:ferredoxin oxidoreductase subunit beta — protein sequence MYLKSSYEIRGKYLRKDMLPTIFCPGCGIGAVLQYTLRAIDDLGLNQDEIVWVSGIGCSSRVPGYVNFDGLHTTHGRALAFATGIKLANPDLKVIAFMGDGDAAAIGGNHLIHAIRRNLDVTVILINNFTYGMTGGQVAPTTPKGLRGTTAPYGSFENPFDIAELAVAAGANYVARWSVFNYLQGINSIKKALQKRGFTLVEFLSQCPISFGRRNRLKTGPELIKWYQKITVPISKAKNMSPEELEGKIVIGEFVDRDRPSLIEEYEAYKRRAKKIMGWEE from the coding sequence ATGTATCTAAAATCCAGCTATGAGATTAGGGGCAAATACCTTAGAAAAGACATGCTTCCCACGATATTCTGCCCGGGATGTGGTATTGGGGCTGTTCTGCAGTATACCCTCAGAGCTATCGATGATCTCGGTCTAAACCAAGACGAAATAGTGTGGGTAAGCGGTATAGGCTGTTCCTCTAGAGTCCCCGGCTATGTGAACTTTGATGGTCTCCACACAACCCATGGAAGGGCATTGGCTTTTGCGACTGGAATCAAATTAGCAAATCCAGACCTCAAAGTGATAGCCTTTATGGGCGATGGTGATGCTGCCGCTATAGGTGGAAATCACTTAATCCACGCCATAAGAAGAAACCTTGATGTTACCGTTATTCTCATTAACAACTTCACGTACGGAATGACTGGTGGGCAAGTGGCACCAACAACTCCGAAGGGCCTTAGGGGAACGACTGCCCCATATGGGAGCTTTGAGAACCCCTTTGACATTGCCGAGCTGGCAGTTGCCGCAGGGGCAAACTATGTTGCAAGGTGGAGCGTTTTCAACTACCTTCAAGGCATAAACAGCATAAAGAAGGCTCTGCAAAAGAGGGGGTTCACGTTGGTGGAGTTCTTATCCCAGTGCCCGATAAGCTTTGGGAGAAGGAACAGGCTTAAAACGGGTCCGGAGCTTATAAAGTGGTATCAGAAGATAACGGTTCCCATAAGTAAAGCCAAGAACATGTCTCCAGAGGAGCTTGAGGGCAAAATCGTCATCGGAGAGTTCGTAGACAGAGACAGACCGAGTTTAATAGAGGAATACGAGGCATACAAGAGAAGGGCAAAGAAAATAATGGGGTGGGAAGAATGA
- a CDS encoding 2-oxoacid:ferredoxin oxidoreductase subunit gamma gives MRKEVLIGGFGGQGVILASVILGRAAAVYEGLYAVQTQAYGPESRGGASRAEVVISDEPIDYPKALAPDYAVLLSQQAYEKYLPLVKKGGIVIVEKDLVPNRNEELEKNFKVFAIPLTEIAEETTGLSLTMNILTLGLLVKLAGIVSEDSIEKAVLDSVPKGTENINLRALKKGFELGEKALKGEI, from the coding sequence ATGAGGAAGGAAGTCCTTATAGGCGGCTTTGGTGGGCAGGGAGTTATCTTAGCGAGTGTTATCCTTGGAAGGGCAGCGGCAGTCTATGAGGGTCTTTACGCAGTTCAAACCCAGGCTTATGGGCCGGAATCAAGAGGGGGAGCAAGCAGAGCTGAAGTTGTAATAAGTGACGAGCCAATAGACTATCCAAAAGCACTGGCTCCGGATTATGCGGTTTTGCTTTCCCAGCAGGCTTATGAGAAATACCTTCCCCTTGTAAAGAAAGGAGGCATCGTGATAGTCGAGAAGGACTTGGTTCCCAATAGAAATGAAGAGCTTGAGAAAAACTTCAAGGTTTTTGCAATTCCTTTAACAGAAATAGCCGAAGAAACGACAGGGCTTAGCCTAACAATGAACATTCTAACCCTCGGACTCTTAGTTAAGCTTGCCGGTATTGTGAGTGAAGACTCCATAGAAAAAGCCGTTCTTGATTCAGTTCCCAAGGGGACCGAAAACATAAATCTAAGGGCCCTCAAAAAGGGCTTTGAACTCGGTGAAAAAGCCCTTAAAGGGGAGATTTGA
- the gltA gene encoding NADPH-dependent glutamate synthase, with the protein MPKRPLIKERVPTPEVPVEERVKSFVEVNLGYDFDSAVKEAERCIQCPPEYAPCIKGCPVHINIPGFIKALRENSENPDEAVKNALHVIWNDNTLPAVTGRVCPQEEQCEAPCVMGKVGDPINIGKLERFVADYARKHGIDEELLKEFISEENGIKGKVAVVGSGPAGLTCAGELAKMGYKVTIFEALHKPGGVLIYGIPEFRLPKEILDKEIAKLHELGVEIKLDHIVGKTVTLEELLEEYDAVFIGTGAGTPKLLNIPGILLDRIYTANEFLTRINLMKAYLFPEYDEPIAIGKKTIVIGAGNTAMDAARSALRMGSEVVIAYRRGREDMTARIEEITHAEEEGVKFEFFLNPVEFIGDENGKVKAVKFEKMRPLGERDAKGKRRIVGTGEYVTLEADTVIISIGLEPNRIISEEATALKTNPDGTLVVDENLMTSIPGVFAGGDAIRGEATVILAMGDGKKAAKAIDEYIKKKRLPA; encoded by the coding sequence ATGCCCAAGAGACCGCTCATCAAAGAGAGGGTTCCTACTCCCGAAGTTCCAGTTGAGGAGAGGGTAAAAAGCTTTGTTGAAGTCAATTTGGGTTACGACTTCGATTCCGCAGTGAAGGAAGCCGAGAGGTGCATTCAATGCCCACCCGAATATGCCCCGTGTATCAAGGGTTGCCCCGTTCACATAAACATTCCGGGCTTCATAAAGGCCCTCCGCGAGAACTCCGAGAATCCTGATGAGGCAGTTAAAAACGCTCTCCACGTCATATGGAATGACAACACACTACCTGCCGTCACTGGTAGAGTTTGTCCCCAAGAAGAGCAGTGTGAGGCCCCTTGTGTCATGGGTAAAGTTGGTGATCCCATTAACATAGGGAAGCTCGAGAGATTTGTTGCGGATTACGCAAGAAAACACGGCATAGATGAGGAACTTCTTAAGGAATTTATTTCCGAAGAGAATGGAATAAAAGGGAAAGTAGCTGTAGTAGGTTCAGGACCAGCAGGGCTGACCTGTGCTGGAGAACTGGCAAAAATGGGCTACAAGGTAACAATTTTTGAAGCCCTCCACAAGCCCGGAGGAGTTCTCATCTATGGCATCCCTGAATTCAGACTCCCAAAAGAGATACTCGACAAAGAAATAGCCAAACTTCACGAGTTGGGTGTAGAGATAAAGCTTGATCACATAGTAGGAAAAACGGTGACCCTCGAAGAGCTTCTTGAGGAGTACGATGCCGTCTTCATAGGAACCGGGGCTGGAACGCCAAAGCTTCTCAACATACCAGGTATACTCCTCGACAGAATTTATACCGCCAACGAGTTCCTCACAAGGATAAACCTCATGAAAGCTTACCTCTTCCCAGAATATGACGAGCCTATAGCTATAGGAAAGAAGACCATCGTTATTGGAGCCGGGAATACAGCTATGGACGCAGCTCGTTCCGCTCTCAGGATGGGAAGCGAAGTTGTTATCGCATATCGCCGTGGAAGAGAGGACATGACTGCCCGTATTGAAGAGATAACCCACGCCGAGGAAGAGGGCGTTAAGTTCGAGTTTTTCCTCAATCCAGTTGAGTTCATCGGTGACGAGAACGGAAAGGTGAAGGCAGTTAAATTCGAGAAGATGAGACCTCTTGGGGAAAGAGATGCCAAAGGAAAGAGAAGGATAGTGGGAACTGGTGAGTACGTCACACTTGAGGCAGATACCGTCATAATATCCATCGGTCTAGAGCCGAACAGAATAATAAGCGAGGAGGCAACAGCTCTAAAGACTAACCCCGATGGAACCCTTGTGGTTGATGAAAACCTCATGACAAGCATCCCCGGAGTTTTTGCAGGTGGAGATGCCATAAGGGGAGAGGCAACCGTTATCCTAGCTATGGGGGACGGAAAAAAGGCCGCGAAGGCAATAGATGAATACATCAAGAAGAAGCGTCTTCCAGCTTAG
- a CDS encoding sulfide/dihydroorotate dehydrogenase-like FAD/NAD-binding protein, producing the protein MGYKITKKENLSAIDFFMEVEAPHIAKSWKPGQFVVLIPDEKGERVPMSVYYAKDGKIGMFIRRHGVTTLKLWHEFHVGDEILSITGPLGKPIEVKHYGNVVFAADAVCAQAEAYATLKAMKEAGNYTIAIHSFENKDNTYPEEYLAKPVADEFYITTEDGSVGRKGHYLDVLKELIEQDKVDIVFAGGKLGSLKKLAELTRPYGIPTIVTVRQIMVDGTGMCGSCRILYDGEIKFACRDGPMLDAHKIDWDDAIKRNARFAEQEKLARERYIAKLREKGVI; encoded by the coding sequence GTGGGGTATAAGATAACAAAAAAGGAAAACCTGAGTGCAATTGACTTTTTTATGGAAGTTGAGGCCCCTCATATAGCAAAATCCTGGAAGCCCGGGCAGTTCGTCGTTTTGATTCCAGACGAGAAAGGAGAAAGAGTCCCAATGTCCGTGTACTACGCAAAAGACGGCAAGATAGGGATGTTCATAAGAAGGCACGGCGTCACAACCCTCAAGCTGTGGCACGAATTTCATGTTGGGGACGAAATTCTAAGCATAACTGGCCCTCTTGGAAAGCCAATTGAAGTTAAGCACTATGGAAACGTAGTCTTTGCGGCTGATGCGGTATGTGCACAGGCGGAAGCTTATGCTACACTCAAAGCTATGAAAGAAGCGGGCAATTACACAATAGCCATCCACAGTTTTGAGAACAAGGACAACACGTATCCGGAAGAATACCTTGCGAAGCCGGTTGCCGATGAGTTTTACATCACAACAGAAGACGGCAGTGTTGGGAGAAAGGGCCACTATCTGGACGTTCTAAAGGAACTCATTGAGCAGGATAAAGTCGATATTGTTTTTGCTGGTGGAAAGTTGGGCAGCCTTAAGAAGCTTGCCGAACTAACTAGACCTTACGGAATCCCAACCATCGTCACGGTGAGGCAGATAATGGTCGATGGGACAGGTATGTGCGGCTCATGCAGAATTCTCTACGATGGAGAAATAAAGTTTGCGTGCAGAGATGGGCCTATGTTAGATGCCCACAAGATAGACTGGGACGATGCCATAAAGAGAAACGCCCGCTTTGCAGAGCAAGAAAAGCTTGCAAGAGAGCGCTATATTGCAAAGTTGAGAGAGAAGGGGGTGATCTAA
- a CDS encoding DUF192 domain-containing protein, which produces MLINKTKGKIWSGKVKVADTFFGRFRGLMLKPNIDYALVFILPAETRINASIHMFFMLQSIDVIFLNSSREVVDLKRARPWRIYVPRESAKYIIEAPVGVIEYLNAEIGDEIDWKVEEERKAVPSPVGALNKIDIKSSNSAISLAEPKPKLKGK; this is translated from the coding sequence ATGCTGATAAACAAAACAAAGGGCAAAATCTGGAGTGGAAAGGTCAAAGTTGCGGATACGTTCTTTGGGAGATTTAGGGGGTTAATGCTAAAACCTAACATAGACTATGCCCTCGTGTTTATCTTGCCAGCGGAGACAAGGATAAATGCCTCGATTCATATGTTCTTCATGCTCCAGAGTATAGATGTTATCTTCTTGAACTCTTCCCGGGAAGTTGTTGATCTGAAAAGGGCTCGCCCTTGGAGAATTTATGTGCCGAGGGAAAGCGCTAAATACATAATTGAGGCTCCTGTGGGAGTTATTGAATATTTAAACGCCGAAATTGGGGATGAAATTGACTGGAAAGTTGAGGAGGAAAGAAAAGCCGTTCCCTCTCCCGTTGGAGCTTTAAACAAAATAGACATAAAGAGCTCAAACAGCGCGATAAGCCTTGCAGAGCCCAAACCCAAGCTTAAGGGGAAATGA